A stretch of DNA from Papaver somniferum cultivar HN1 unplaced genomic scaffold, ASM357369v1 unplaced-scaffold_79, whole genome shotgun sequence:
AAATTGAATTCACCAAatttaaataagaaaaaaaactccAATTTTGAAACATCATAATGAGAATTTTAATAGACTCCAGTTCAGTAATTACCCCATGTTTTCCAGAAGTGACATAGCTCTGCCCCATATCATCAGTAGAACCCCATGTAATCAGCTTCCCAAACTCTAATTACACACAAGAAAACACAAAATCAAATAAATCCCCAATTTTAAACAGTCAAATTGACACAGAAATTCACCAGAAATCACAGAATAGAGTTACCAGAAATGGCAAGAGCGaatccacaaccaccaccacaaacatcTTTCCACAAATCCCTCCTTCTAATTCCTCCATGAGTATTAAAAGAATCGGAATCAACAACAACAGTAGTAGGAAGATGAATAGGAGTAGGTGAAAGTAGCGGAGAACGTTGCGGTGAAGCTCCAGGTAAGTATCCCCACATCAAAACCACCAAACCAACACCGCCGCCACCTGAAGTAGTCGCCGTGGTGGTGGTTGATTTCTCCTCCtcttcatcttccattttcatgaTATCATCCTTCATCTCACTGTGAAATACTCTGAACCCTGAACTTCTGTTCTTCTTTGTCCCCCTCTCTGGTTTTTGGTATGAGTTGAAAACTGAGAGGTGGTGGTGGGGGCAGCCCTAACCCTAGAATAGTTGTTGCGTATCATTTCCAGGCTTCTTTGTGTCTCCACGTAGGATCGCCAAATAGGCCCATCTACTTACGTGGCACGTTTTACGCCGCAGAGATTCTTCGGCCAATACCAACCAGGACTTTCCGCTGGAAACTTCCAGAaccttttttttaaaatttttctcACTGTCTTCTAGTCGTATGTGGTGGTTTCTTATTGAGACACGTATGTGCTATAATAGCCGACAATGATTGCATTTCGACACGTGTTTTATTCTCAAGTCGACCTAAAATAGAGTAGTTGGAAATCTGAGACATGACTTGATTTTGACTGAAAATGGCTCGGATTGAGACACCCACAGGGAATTTCCGGCCAGAAATTGGTGGCAAGAAAATGTGGTAGATTAGGGGAATATTTGTTTGCATCTGACTGGGAATCTGTGAGTCCTAATTCCGCCCGAATGGAATGTTGGATAGTTTGTTTCTGAGTGTGAGTCAGATTTAACTCGTTACCTGATTTGTGCTCGTTTGATCTAGGGATTAAAATTCCGCTAGTTCATAAAACGGGATTACTGGTTTGCATGTTTTTTTTGGACCCGACTCAAGAAACAAATATATAAGGTCAAATACAGATGAGTCGTGATTTTAGTTAGACCTGGGTGAGTCGCGTCAGGACGAGTCACCTAGGTATGATGGAAGAGGAGCTCATACAGATAGTTTGTTTGTCTTTTTAGTTTGAGTCAGATTTGACAAACTCCCTAACTCAGACCTACCTCATGACTCAGACATGTTCGCATAATTTTGAAGCAGATGAGTCAAGTCAGGTCTGACTCAAAAACAAACGTATAAAGTCGAAtccgaaaaaagaaaaaaaaaagagtatgaCGATGGAGGAGGAGGTCATACAGCTATTTATTGGCTATAATTCACCACAAACAGCATATACTGAAACATAAACCAAAGTTTTCGTTTCACCAAAAGGTTCTTATAATACAACATACATATCAAGAGGAGGTTACCGTTAAGCTAAACTTTCCCTTAGAATGTCACAAGTTACAGCCCGCCTTTTCCTGCATTGCCCTACTCCTGCATGCTACAATTTTACCTATAACAGTTAGCTGCAGTCTTGTCTTCTTATCAACATATCTACATTCCCAAAATGCTGATCAGCTTTTTACATTCTTAGATTACAACATGACATTAGTATTCAACACAGCAACCTGTTTCGGTTGTGCGAGAAATTTCTAAATGTTCAGCCCACTGATTGCTGCACAAAAAAAATCCAGGGCCTCGGCTTTCACCCTACTTCTTCCTCCTCCAATGCCTTTATATACACATGCACAGAGAGAAGTGACCAAAAATTTTACAACATGGAGCTAGAGCTTTTTATGCTATTGTATAATCCACAAGCTTTGTTCCGAAGATTCGGCACGTTCTGCTCCCCCATTGATCGTGTTTGTCGAGGTAGTACGACTTTAAGCAACACTGGATCCATGGCGGACTTATAACAACCCTCTTGTTCTCCTCCACTTCATCATCTATTCCAAGCAATtcatttctcttctttcttaGTACCTCCACAGTGGGGTAGCCGCCAAAAAACTTCACCTGTATTCATATTGATGACATGttgaagaaaggaaaaaaatagcatcacatgctatgcAAAGATGGAAAGTATAAAAAGTCCAgcaatataaagaagattttacCCCGTCTTCATCATAGAGGTAAGCATGTATTCTGGCGGTTGGATCCTCAAGGGTGAACCTCATCACATACTTCCCAGAGGTTGTCTCACGAAAATTTTCAGCACAGCAAGAATACACACCAACCACACGAACAACACATTTAAATTTCGCGGTTACCTGTGCATGTGAATCTGATCAGTTACAAAAACATGTAGAGAAGTAACCTTTCCATATACGAAATTTAAGTGGTCACTtaaaatttgaagacgaataGCAAACCTCCGAATAGTTGACAACATCAAGTAGTGTAACCAAAGGCCCGGAAACACTGATTATCTCTGAGAACAAAGGACACAAAAAGTGTCAAGCGTTAGCTATTATATGTTCGGATTACAATGTTTCGTTCGACAACAGGAATTGATACATGCTTGATGCCCCTCTAAGAAAGGGAACAAACAACGGCGATAACAAATGAACATGGAATACCTGTAATTGGTGAAGGGATGGCTGATACACGACCAGTataagatgaaattctatcattgtAGCTCCTGCAGAAGAGAATTACCAAGTCAGGCACGAGAGGACTGATACTTATCAAGTTTCAAATATTCACTTATTCATTACTCAACAGTGGAGAATAGTAATTACCCCAAACGATGTACAACAGTGCTATCCGTGTCAGATAAAAACCGTATTTTTGAATTATCAGTCAAGTCAGCACCCCAAAATGATGACTTTCTCCGACAAGTAACAGCACGCAACCTCACCCACTGGCCACTGCAAACTAGATGAACATCAAATTTTATACACTTAACAGACACCCTCAAAATGCTTCCCACGGTGGGAAAATTGCGTCGGACATCTCTTGACAGTGGAGGATTCGCTGGTTCTAGTGGTAATTGCACCTCTGCTGCATCTGATAGTCTGTGAATGCAATATAGAACAACTCATACTTCTATCAAGGATATCACACTCTGACAAACAAAACTATACAAATTAGCTTACGTAATTTCGTAATTCAGTGCAGGTGTATCAGTTCCATCCCATACGAGGAGCGTCCACTCACTTGCCGACACTTCATATGAATGAAGTACCTATTTCACAAGAGAAATATCATAAAGTTACGCAATTTTAACAAACTTATTGAGATATATTACAATATGAAATCTGGTTTGGTCAGTATACTATTTACCTTACAGATCAGATCGAATTCTTCCATGTTCATCTCTTTTATTGGACGTAATTTCTTGTTTGTTCCTGATAGAACAAGAAATAGCTG
This window harbors:
- the LOC113344568 gene encoding protection of telomeres protein 1b-like: MMGGEFTPLIDASTRVEKAVNLIGCVVEIGLRRHSKGTDYVYTLKIVDERFSDIAFEITFFAPKSDGFPLVGSVGDLLLVFNVKIKKRKEEFYGLFQKRESSFALYDGKPGDECTAYCVSPSYRVRNWHIERVKVLRTWLTTFQLGAGTNKKLRPIKEMNMEEFDLICKVLHSYEVSASEWTLLVWDGTDTPALNYEITLSDAAEVQLPLEPANPPLSRDVRRNFPTVGSILRVSVKCIKFDVHLVCSGQWVRLRAVTCRRKSSFWGADLTDNSKIRFLSDTDSTVVHRLGSYNDRISSYTGRVSAIPSPITEIISVSGPLVTLLDVVNYSEVTAKFKCVVRVVGVYSCCAENFRETTSGKYVMRFTLEDPTARIHAYLYDEDGVKFFGGYPTVEVLRKKRNELLGIDDEVEENKRVVISPPWIQCCLKSYYLDKHDQWGSRTCRIFGTKLVDYTIA